The nucleotide sequence CCTTCTGCCTTTTAATCGCAATGGAGTACTGTTTCCGCAAAAGATCAATGGGAAATATGCCTTATTGAGCCGACCGAGTGACAGCGGACACACTCCGTTCGGCGATATTTATATCAGTTACAGCCCCGACATGAAATTTTGGGGAGAACATCGGCACGTACTCTCTCCCACACCTTTCCCCGTGAGCGCTTGGCAATGTACCAAAGTAGGTGCTGGCCCTATCCCTATCCTCACCGACGAAGGCTGGCTCATGTTCTACCACGGTGTCATTACCACTTGTAACGGATTCCGTTACTCTATGGGAGCGGCAATTCTCGACCGTGAAGACCCCTCCAAAGTACTTTATCGTACACAACCCTATCTCCTTGCTCCGGCAATGCCCTACGAGATGCAAGGCGACGTACCCAACGTTATATTCCCTTGTGCAGCCCTTCACGACGAAGATCGAGTAGCGGTCTATTACGGCGCGGCCGACACAGTCGTGGGAATGGCATTCGGATATATTTCGGAAATCATCGAATTTACCAAAAAGAACTCAACAATCTGATTTTTTATGAACATTCGCAATCTCATCGTTGCGGGAATCATAATGACAGTCTCGTCCGCCACACTATCGGCAGACGAGCCTGTCGCTTATGTAAACCCCTTCATCGGAACAACGAACTTCGGAACGACGAATCCGGGTGCAATCTGTCCTAACGGCCTTATGTCGGTCACACCATTCAATGTAATGGGTTCCGACAAAAACGTATATGACAAAGATGCACGCTGGTGGTCCACTCCCTACGAATACCACAACACATTTTTTACCGGATTTTCTCATGTAAACCTTAGCGGCGTGGGCTGCCCCGAATTAGGGTCACTCCTATTAATGCCGACAAACGGAAAACTCAATGTCGATTACAAGCAATACGGTAGTGAATACGCTTTAGAAGAAGCTCACCCGGGCTACTATGCCAACCAGCTCACTCGCTACGGTATCGATACAGAAGTGAGTGCTACACCCCGCACCTCCATCGCCCGATTCACCTACCCGGGCGGTGAAAGCCACATATTGCTCAATTTAGGAGAAGGACTCACCAACGAGAGTGGAGCGACCGTCCGTAAAGTAAGCGATACCGAATACGAAGGTAGCAAGCTCCTCGGTGGATTTTGTTACTACAACCGGCAGGGAGTATTCCCTATCTACTTCGTGATACGGGTCGACAAAAAGCCCCTACAATCGGGATACTGGAAAAAACAAAGACCTATGACCGGTGTAGAGGCCGAATGGGATCCCGATAACGGGAAGTACAAAATCTACACCCGGTACACCAAAGAAATGTCGGGCGATGACATAGGAGTATTCTTCTCCTACGATACCAAACCCGGAGAACAGATTCAAGTACAAATGGGCGTATCGTTCGTCAGCATCGAGAATGCCCGCCAAAACCTCGACAGTGAGCAGCAAGGATTCCAATTCGACAAAGTGTGCCTCGATGCCCGGAATCAATGGAACGATATACTCTCCCGAATAGAAGTAGAAGGAGGTTCCGATGAACAAAAAACCATCTTCTATACGGCACTATACCACATGTTTATTCACCCCAACATTCTCCAAGATGTCAATGGGCAATATCCCGCTATGGAGAGCGACAAGATACTCACCACCCGGCACGATCGCTACACCGTCTTCTCGCTATGGGATACATTCCGCAACGTACACCCATTCTTTACCCTCGCTTATCCCCAAAAGCAACTCGACATGGTACAGACCCTCATCGACATGTACAAAGAATGGGGTTGGTTACCTCGCTGGGAACTTTATGGAAACGAAACGCTCACCATGTCGGGAGATCCGGCTATCATTATGTTGGCGGACACATGGTTGCGAGGACTTAAAAACTTCGATGCAGAAACAGCCTATGAGGCGATGGTAAAATCGGCGACTGCTCCCGGTAGCGAAAATATTTTACGCACCGATAACGACGACTACATGAAACTGGGATATGTACCCTTACGCGAGCAATTCGACAACTCCGTATCCCACGCCCTCGAATACTATCTGGCAGATTTCGCACTCTCCCGCTTCGCCGAAAGTTTAGGGCACAAAGAAGATGCCCAAACCTTCGCCAAACGTTCGTTGGGCTACAAACACTACTATTGCAAAGAATTCGGGACACTGCGTCCCATACTGCCAGACGGCTCGTTCTACACGCCGTTCGATCCCCTGCAAGGTCTCAACTTCGAACCAGCTCCCGGATTCCACGAAGGCAACGCATGGAATTACACCTTCTATGTCCCCCACGACATCGACGGGCTAAAACGATTGATGGGAGGAGAAAAGAAATTCGCCGCCAAGTTGCGCAAAGTATTCGATGAAAATTTCTACGATCCGGCAAATGAGCCAGACATCACTTACCCCTACCTTTTTGCCCAAGTCAAAGGTGAAGAATGGAGAACCGACTCGCTAGTCAACTCGCTCTTGAAAAAATACTTCAAGAATCAACCCGATGGCATACCCGGCAATGACGACACAGGAACGATGTCAGCATGGGCCGTATTCAGTATGATGGGACTTTATCCCGATTGTCCGGGAATACCCCGTTATACCCTCGTAGCTCCTGCCTTCGACAAGATTATACTCCATCTCGATCCTCGTTATTATACCCAAGACACCCTGGTCATCGAGTGCGAACGGCCTTCTCCGAAGGCTATCTACACCGACCGTATCACGGTAAACGGAAAAAAACATAAAGGACGATTCATTTTCCACGAAGATTTAGTCAATGCCGGTACAATCAGGTTCACTCTTACCGAGAAAAAATAAATTCAATCTTTCTCCATAATGCAGAAGCGGAGCCAATTTCCTCAAATGGAAATTGGCTCCGCTTGTTTTATAAATTCCGAAATCTATCGACTATTCCCACTCGATAGTCGAAGGCGGTTTAGAACTGATGTCGTAAACAACCCGATTCACGCCACGCACCTTGTTAATAATGTCGTTAGATACCTTGGCAAGGAACTCATAAGGCAAATGAGCCCAATCGGCAGTCATACCGTCGGTCGAAAGAACGGCTCGGAGGGCGACAGCCCGCTCGTATGTCCGTTCGTCGCCCATCACCCCTACCGACTGTACCGGCAACAAAACGACTCCCGCCTGCCACACTTTATTATACAGGTCGTTGTCGATAAGTCCTTGTATGAAAATATGATCTGCCTCCTGCAAGATATGTACCTTCTCGGGTGTGATATCTCCAAGTATACGGACAGCCAATCCGGGACCGGGGAAAGGGTGACGTCCGATGAGTTTCTCGCTGATACCCAGTTCCCGACCGACCCGGCGCACCTCGTCTTTAAACAGCAGACGCAACGGCTCCACCAGTTTCAAATTCATCTTCTCGGGTAATCCTCCCACATTATGGTGCGATTTGATAGTCATACCCGTAATCGAAAGCGATTCGATCACGTCGGGATAAATAGTACCTTGCGCCAACCATTTTATATCGGTCAGCTTACGAGCCTCGCGATCGAAAATATCAATAAAACCTTTACCGATAATTTTCCGTTTCTTTTCCGGCTCGGTCACCCCCTTCAACTGTTCGTAAAAATAATCCTTAGCATCTATGCCCAAGACATTGAGCCCCATATCCTTGTAGTTGGCAAGAACGCTCTCAAACTCGTTTTTCCGCAACAAACCGTTATCGACGAAGATACAGGTAAGGTGATTACCGATCGCCTTGTTAAGCAACACGGCAGCCACAGTAGAATCGACACCTCCCGACAAAGCCAATACCACTTTATCGTCTCCCAATTTCGTACTTAATTCCGCTACCGTATGTTCGATAAACGATGCCGGTGTCCAGTCCATATCACAGTGACAGATATCACGTACGAAATTCGTCAGCAGAAGCGTGCCGTCTTCACTGTGATATACCTCTGGGTGGAACTGTACACCCCATGTCGGTTCGCCCTCGATATGAAAAGCCGCTGTCTTTACTTCATGGGTACTGGCCACAAGGGTGAAGGTAGAGGGAATTACCGTAATAGAATCGCCATGCGACATCCATACGGTGGAATTCTCCCGCACACCGCGCATGAGGGGATCGTTCTCATCATGCCAAGCCAAATTGGCACGACCATATTCCCGGGTATCGGCAGACTCGACCTTTCCCCCCGACGTATGAGCCAAAAACTGCGCCCCGTAACAAACGCCAAGTACCGGATAGACACCACGGATACGACTCAAATCGACAAAAAGGGCATTAGGATCGTTCACCGAATAGGGACTCCCCGAGAGAATCACTCCTTTAATTCCCTCTTCTCCGTAAGGGAATTTATTGTACGGCAAGATTTCGCAATACGTGTTCAGCTCCCGCAACCGACGGGCAATCAACTGCGTGTATTGAGAACCGAAATCGAGAATAATAATTTTTTCCTGCATAATCGTAGGTCTTTATGTATGTTGTATATGATTTTCTATTTTATCCTGAATCAACTGTTTGATATTATCCGGCTCCCCGACAAGCCAAATCACATCGTGCGCCTCAAAACAAGTTTGTCCGTCGGGCTGATGAAATGTTCCGTCTGCACGTTCTATTCCCACAACGAGGCAATTATTCTTATTACGAATGCTCAACGACGAGCTCGTTTGCCCGATCAACGGCGAATTCCCGGGAACAACAACATGCGTAAATGTGACTTCCCTGTTATCGGTTTCCTCTTCGGGCGATTCACTACCTTCCACTACGGTAAGCAAAGATTGAATCTGATCATCTGTTCCAATAACACCGATCGTATCTCCCGGAAAAATTCGGGTTTCCCCCTTCGGGATATTGATTCGCCGAGTTCCCCTCTGAATACTTACGACATTGATTCCATATTCTTTGCGTAAATCGGAATCCATTAGGCGACGCCCGGCAAACGGACAGTCAGCATTTACATCCATATAGGCCAAATGCATATCGCTCACCAAGCTCGTATTCCGTCCTGTCTTTCGCAATTCCCTTTCGTTCAAGTTATCCATAAATATATTTTCGATACGCATGAACTGCTTCTGTATGCGCTTAGACAATAAAATGAGAACAACAATGAATATGCCCAGTCCCAACAACACACCGGTACGTTGAGAGTGGACGATAGAAAGATAATATATAACGAAAAACAAAGCCAGCAATATGCGGAAAACTATCATCAAAGTCAATGGAACCCGGTTTACACTCCCCTCTCCCAATTTCCTTATCAAGGACATGCTTACCTCCTTAACCATCAAAGCCCACAAGAACGGCGACATCACTACAAAAGTTACGATAGCGGCGATCATACGCCCCCACTCAGGCAAAATTTCCACCATCAACGGTATAAACCACATTTTAGAGACCATAATTATCGCTACGATCAGCGACGAATAAAGCAGTACTCTCCACAAATATTGTGCAATAGCCTCTTTCCATACTGCCTTATGAGGCTTTATTTCGGTTCGGCTCTGACTATAACGGTCGATAGCTGCAAGCCACCTCTCCGGCAAACGTCGCTCAATCCAACTATAAGCAGGGTCGGCCAACCGAATACAATAAGGAGTCAAAAAAGTAGTTATCACCGATACTGCCACAACTATCGGATACAGAAATTTGTCGATCACATTCAACGACATTCCCAACGAGGCTATAATAAAAGCGAACTCACCGATTTGAGATAAACTGAACCCCGATTGTATTGATATTTTCAAAGTCTGTCCCGAAGCCAACATACCCACCGTACCGAAGAATATCTGTCCTACAATAACAACAATAGAGAGCAAACAGATAGGCAATGCATATTGACTGAGAGCCGCCGGGCTGACCAACATACCTACCGATACGAAAAATATGGCTCCAAACAGGTCCTTTACCGGTTGAACGACTTTCTCTATCCGTTCGGCTTCGTTCGTACCGGCTAATATAGATCCCATGACAAAAGCGCCCAAAGCAGAAGAAAATCCGGCATAAGTAGCCAAAACGACCATACCCAGACAGAGCCCCATAGAAACGACCAACAAAGTCTCGTCATTTAAAAACTTACGTGTT is from Barnesiella intestinihominis YIT 11860 and encodes:
- a CDS encoding cation:proton antiporter, producing the protein MELDALITDLALILIVAGVVTLLFKKLKQPVVLGYIVAGFLVGPNFVFFPTIVDEGDINLWAELGIIVLLFSLGLEFSFKKLFQVGASAVLTALVVVSGMMLAGYGAGRLLHFTYLDSIFLGAMLSMSSTTIIIKAFTDLNLRKKAFTNLVFGVLIVEDLFAVVMMVILSSIAVKNSFEGAELLESIAKLVFFLIIWFVVGISILPLILKKTRKFLNDETLLVVSMGLCLGMVVLATYAGFSSALGAFVMGSILAGTNEAERIEKVVQPVKDLFGAIFFVSVGMLVSPAALSQYALPICLLSIVVIVGQIFFGTVGMLASGQTLKISIQSGFSLSQIGEFAFIIASLGMSLNVIDKFLYPIVVAVSVITTFLTPYCIRLADPAYSWIERRLPERWLAAIDRYSQSRTEIKPHKAVWKEAIAQYLWRVLLYSSLIVAIIMVSKMWFIPLMVEILPEWGRMIAAIVTFVVMSPFLWALMVKEVSMSLIRKLGEGSVNRVPLTLMIVFRILLALFFVIYYLSIVHSQRTGVLLGLGIFIVVLILLSKRIQKQFMRIENIFMDNLNERELRKTGRNTSLVSDMHLAYMDVNADCPFAGRRLMDSDLRKEYGINVVSIQRGTRRINIPKGETRIFPGDTIGVIGTDDQIQSLLTVVEGSESPEEETDNREVTFTHVVVPGNSPLIGQTSSSLSIRNKNNCLVVGIERADGTFHQPDGQTCFEAHDVIWLVGEPDNIKQLIQDKIENHIQHT
- a CDS encoding GH92 family glycosyl hydrolase is translated as MTVSSATLSADEPVAYVNPFIGTTNFGTTNPGAICPNGLMSVTPFNVMGSDKNVYDKDARWWSTPYEYHNTFFTGFSHVNLSGVGCPELGSLLLMPTNGKLNVDYKQYGSEYALEEAHPGYYANQLTRYGIDTEVSATPRTSIARFTYPGGESHILLNLGEGLTNESGATVRKVSDTEYEGSKLLGGFCYYNRQGVFPIYFVIRVDKKPLQSGYWKKQRPMTGVEAEWDPDNGKYKIYTRYTKEMSGDDIGVFFSYDTKPGEQIQVQMGVSFVSIENARQNLDSEQQGFQFDKVCLDARNQWNDILSRIEVEGGSDEQKTIFYTALYHMFIHPNILQDVNGQYPAMESDKILTTRHDRYTVFSLWDTFRNVHPFFTLAYPQKQLDMVQTLIDMYKEWGWLPRWELYGNETLTMSGDPAIIMLADTWLRGLKNFDAETAYEAMVKSATAPGSENILRTDNDDYMKLGYVPLREQFDNSVSHALEYYLADFALSRFAESLGHKEDAQTFAKRSLGYKHYYCKEFGTLRPILPDGSFYTPFDPLQGLNFEPAPGFHEGNAWNYTFYVPHDIDGLKRLMGGEKKFAAKLRKVFDENFYDPANEPDITYPYLFAQVKGEEWRTDSLVNSLLKKYFKNQPDGIPGNDDTGTMSAWAVFSMMGLYPDCPGIPRYTLVAPAFDKIILHLDPRYYTQDTLVIECERPSPKAIYTDRITVNGKKHKGRFIFHEDLVNAGTIRFTLTEKK
- the guaA gene encoding glutamine-hydrolyzing GMP synthase, giving the protein MQEKIIILDFGSQYTQLIARRLRELNTYCEILPYNKFPYGEEGIKGVILSGSPYSVNDPNALFVDLSRIRGVYPVLGVCYGAQFLAHTSGGKVESADTREYGRANLAWHDENDPLMRGVRENSTVWMSHGDSITVIPSTFTLVASTHEVKTAAFHIEGEPTWGVQFHPEVYHSEDGTLLLTNFVRDICHCDMDWTPASFIEHTVAELSTKLGDDKVVLALSGGVDSTVAAVLLNKAIGNHLTCIFVDNGLLRKNEFESVLANYKDMGLNVLGIDAKDYFYEQLKGVTEPEKKRKIIGKGFIDIFDREARKLTDIKWLAQGTIYPDVIESLSITGMTIKSHHNVGGLPEKMNLKLVEPLRLLFKDEVRRVGRELGISEKLIGRHPFPGPGLAVRILGDITPEKVHILQEADHIFIQGLIDNDLYNKVWQAGVVLLPVQSVGVMGDERTYERAVALRAVLSTDGMTADWAHLPYEFLAKVSNDIINKVRGVNRVVYDISSKPPSTIEWE
- a CDS encoding glycoside hydrolase family 130 protein — protein: MTKKMVMPWEDRPAGCADVMWRYSKNPVIDRYHIPSSNSIFNSAVVPFEDGFAGVFRCDNKAVQMNIFAGFSKDGIHWDIEHEPIKFKAGNTDMIESEYKYDPRVTWIEDRYWITWCNGYYGPTIGVGYTFDFKEFFQCENALLPFNRNGVLFPQKINGKYALLSRPSDSGHTPFGDIYISYSPDMKFWGEHRHVLSPTPFPVSAWQCTKVGAGPIPILTDEGWLMFYHGVITTCNGFRYSMGAAILDREDPSKVLYRTQPYLLAPAMPYEMQGDVPNVIFPCAALHDEDRVAVYYGAADTVVGMAFGYISEIIEFTKKNSTI